Proteins co-encoded in one Bacillus paramycoides genomic window:
- a CDS encoding tRNA dihydrouridine synthase encodes MIDNFWRDLPRPFFVLAPMEDVTDVVFRHVVSEAGRPDVFFTEFTNSDSYCHPEGMKSVRGRLIFTEDEQPIVAHIWGDNPEYFRQMSIGMAELGFKGIDINMGCPVPNVASRGKGSGLILRPDVAAELIQAAKAGGLPVSVKTRLGFKELSEWEDWLTHIFKQDIANLSIHLRTREEMSQVDAHWELIPEIKKLRDRIAPNTLLTINGDIPDRKTGLELAEKYGIDGVMIGRGIFKNPFAFEKEPKEHSSKEHLDLLRLQLDLQDQYAEVLPRSITGLHRFFKIYVKGFPGAAELRNQLMSTKSTNEVRALLDKFEASVNVVEGSETV; translated from the coding sequence ATGATAGATAATTTTTGGCGTGATTTACCACGACCATTTTTCGTACTTGCACCAATGGAAGATGTAACGGACGTTGTGTTCCGTCACGTAGTAAGTGAAGCTGGTCGCCCAGACGTATTCTTCACAGAGTTCACAAACTCGGATAGCTATTGTCATCCAGAGGGTATGAAAAGTGTACGTGGCCGTTTAATTTTTACAGAAGATGAACAACCAATCGTGGCGCATATTTGGGGAGATAATCCTGAATACTTCCGCCAAATGAGTATTGGTATGGCAGAGTTAGGATTTAAAGGCATCGATATTAATATGGGTTGCCCTGTACCAAACGTAGCATCAAGAGGAAAAGGTAGTGGACTTATTTTACGTCCAGACGTTGCGGCAGAACTTATTCAAGCAGCAAAAGCGGGCGGATTACCTGTCAGCGTAAAAACAAGACTTGGCTTTAAAGAGTTAAGCGAGTGGGAAGATTGGTTAACGCATATTTTCAAACAAGATATCGCGAACCTTTCTATTCACTTACGTACAAGAGAAGAAATGAGCCAAGTGGATGCACACTGGGAGCTAATTCCGGAAATTAAAAAATTACGTGATCGTATTGCACCAAATACGCTCCTAACAATAAACGGAGACATCCCTGATCGTAAAACTGGGTTGGAACTTGCTGAAAAATACGGCATTGATGGCGTAATGATCGGACGAGGAATCTTTAAAAATCCATTTGCTTTCGAAAAAGAGCCAAAAGAGCATAGTAGTAAAGAACATCTTGATCTTTTAAGACTGCAGCTGGATCTTCAAGATCAATATGCAGAAGTATTACCACGCTCCATTACAGGACTACATCGCTTCTTTAAAATTTATGTAAAAGGATTCCCAGGAGCTGCTGAATTAAGAAACCAATTGATGAGTACGAAATCAACGAATGAAGTGCGTGCATTGCTTGATAAGTTTGAGGCGAGTGTGAATGTAGTAGAAGGTAGTGAAACAGTGTAA
- the rlmD gene encoding 23S rRNA (uracil(1939)-C(5))-methyltransferase RlmD has translation MSTKMTPPVEKNEFIDVVFEDLTHDGAGVAKVKGYPIFVKNGLPGEEAQIKIIKVKKNFAFGRLMKLHTESPYRKDAECPVYNQCGGCQVQHLTYEGQLQAKEKQVRDVMQRIGGLSDVPVHPVLGMKNPWVYRNKAQVPIGEREGGLVAGFYRQGTHDIINMESCLIQAEENDTLIQEVKRICEKHGISAYNEERNKGTLRHVMARYGQVTGEIMLVFITRTAELPNKKAIIEEIAAKFPEVKSIVQNVNTKRTNVIFGDKTTVLYGSEYIYDFIGDIKFAISARSFYQVNPEQTKVLYDKTLEYAKLDGNETVIDAYCGIGSISLFLAQKAKKVYGVEIVPEAIEDANRNAALNNMTNAEFGVGEAEVVIPKWYKEGVIADTMVVDPPRKGCDEALLNTIIDMKPKRVVYVSCNPATLARDLKVLEEGGYKTQEVQPVDMFPHTTHVECVAWLKLV, from the coding sequence ATGAGTACAAAAATGACGCCACCAGTTGAAAAAAACGAGTTTATAGATGTAGTATTTGAAGATTTAACACATGATGGTGCCGGTGTTGCGAAAGTAAAAGGCTATCCTATTTTCGTTAAAAACGGATTACCAGGTGAAGAAGCACAAATTAAAATTATTAAAGTGAAGAAAAACTTCGCATTCGGTCGTTTAATGAAGCTTCATACAGAGAGCCCATATCGTAAAGATGCAGAATGCCCAGTGTACAATCAGTGCGGCGGTTGTCAGGTTCAGCATTTAACATATGAAGGACAATTACAAGCGAAAGAAAAACAAGTACGCGATGTTATGCAGCGCATCGGCGGATTAAGTGATGTTCCTGTTCATCCTGTACTTGGCATGAAGAATCCGTGGGTATACCGTAACAAAGCACAAGTACCAATTGGAGAACGTGAAGGTGGACTTGTAGCTGGATTCTATCGTCAAGGAACACATGACATCATTAATATGGAATCGTGTTTAATTCAAGCAGAAGAAAACGATACATTAATTCAAGAAGTAAAACGTATTTGTGAAAAACACGGTATTTCGGCATACAACGAAGAGCGTAACAAAGGAACACTTCGTCACGTAATGGCTCGTTACGGACAAGTAACAGGGGAAATTATGCTTGTCTTCATTACTCGTACCGCAGAATTACCAAACAAAAAAGCAATCATTGAAGAAATTGCAGCGAAATTCCCAGAAGTAAAATCGATTGTTCAAAACGTAAATACGAAGCGTACGAATGTAATTTTCGGAGATAAAACGACAGTACTGTACGGATCAGAATATATTTATGACTTTATCGGTGACATTAAATTTGCGATTTCAGCACGTTCATTCTATCAAGTAAACCCAGAACAAACGAAAGTGCTATACGATAAAACGTTAGAATACGCAAAACTAGATGGCAACGAAACAGTAATTGATGCCTATTGTGGAATTGGATCAATCTCCTTATTCCTAGCACAAAAAGCGAAAAAAGTGTACGGCGTTGAAATCGTCCCGGAAGCAATCGAAGACGCAAACCGAAACGCAGCACTAAACAATATGACAAACGCTGAATTTGGTGTAGGAGAAGCAGAAGTAGTCATTCCAAAATGGTACAAAGAAGGCGTAATCGCTGATACAATGGTCGTAGATCCACCGCGTAAAGGTTGCGATGAGGCACTATTAAACACAATCATCGACATGAAACCAAAACGCGTCGTATATGTATCATGTAACCCAGCAACATTAGCACGTGATTTAAAAGTACTAGAAGAAGGTGGATATAAAACGCAGGAAGTACAACCTGTTGATATGTTCCCACATACGACTCATGTAGAGTGTGTAGCTTGGCTGAAGTTGGTATAA